The Kribbella sp. HUAS MG21 genome includes the window GACACCCTGCGTCAGCCGCTCGAGTCCGGTTTCGTCGAGGTCCACCGCGCCGCGGCCGTCGCGAAGTTCCCGGCCCGCTTCATGCTGGTCCTCGCCGCCAATCCCTGCCCCTGCGGTCTCTCCGGCACGAACCAGGGCATCTGCAGCTGCACACCGCAGGTCTTGGCGCGCTACCGCCAGCGCATCAGCGGTCCGATCAAGGACCGCCTCGACATCCAGCGCCAGATCCTGCCCGCGGCCCGGACCGTCACCGATGGCCAGACCTGCGAATCCACCGCAGAAGTGGCCGCCCGAGTCCAAGCCGCCCGCGACCGCCAGGCTCACCGCTACCGCAACACCGACTGGACCCTGAACAGGGAAGTCCCCGGCCCCGTCCTCCGCCGCTCCTACCCCCTCGACGATCCCAGCAACCGCCTCCTCGAAGACCACTACACCGCCGGCCGCCTCACCGCCCGAGGCTTCGACCGCGTAGTCCGACTCGCCTGGACCCTCACCGACCTGGCCGCCCTCCCGGGCCCCACCATCCACCAAACCCACGAAGCGTTCCAACTACGCACCGGCCAACCCCTGACCCCCTTGTCCGACGCCCGCCCCCTCAAAGGACCGACCCAGTGACCAGAGTCCTTGCCAGCAGCAACGAAGCGCCCACCTGTTCGGCCAACCTCAGATCTCTAGGAGGTGGTGGAGAACGTATGGGCTCCGGCTCCGGCGGCGGCCGCAGTACCGAGCTGTCCACCGGAGCGAACGGAGACGAGGAGCGATTGGCCCGCGCGGGCCTGTGCCGCGTCATCGAACCAGGAGACCTGGCAGCCCTGAAGGCTTTCGAAGGACTGTCGGCCCTGGAGATCTGGGACCGCCTCCAACGCGGTGCCCCCGGCCTCGAACGCTGGTCCACCCGCCTGGCCGACGCGAACCCCGAGCGGGACCTCGAACGTGCCGCCGCCGCGGGCGCCCGCTTCCTGATCCCGGGCGACGACGAATGGCCCGACCAACTCGACATCCTCGAAGAAGCAGGCCAACTCGCCCGCCGAGCCGGCGTCCCGTACGGCCTCTGGGTCCGCGGCCACGCCAACCTCCGCCACGCCGCAACCCGCTCGGTCGCCCTGGTCGGCGCCCGAGCCTGCTCGTCGTACGGCGAACACGTCGCCGCCGAACTCTCCTCCGGCCTGGCCGACAACGGCGTAACGATCGTCTCCGGCGGCGCCTTCGGGATCGACGCCGCCGCACACCGAGGAGCATTGGCCGCCTCCGGCCTCACCATCGCGGTGCTCGCCTGCGGAGTAGACGTGAGCTACCCGAAGCGCAACTCGGCCCTACTCAGCCGCATCGCCGAAGACGGCTTTGTCGTTGCCGAGCTCCCACCCGGCTGCTCACCGACCAAACTCCGCTTCCTGTCCCGCAACCGCCTGATCGCCGCCATCACCCAAGGCACGGTTGTCATCGAAGCAGCCGTCCGCAGTGGCGCCCTGAACACCGCCGGCTGGGCCGAACAGTGCGGCCGCGCCGTCCTGGCGGTTCCCGGCCCCATCACGTCGCGCATGTCCGCAGGAAGTCACCTACTGGTCCGCGAACGCAACGCAGTACTGGCGACCAACGTAGCCGACATCATCGAGGCCACCTCGCCCCTCGGCGCAGGCACGACGCCACCACCACGAGCCCCCCAGACCATCGCCGACACCCTCCACCCCGACCTACAACGCACCCTGGACGCCGTCCCCGTCCAAAACCCAGCCCCCGCCGCCCGCATAGCCACCACCGCAGGCCTGGACCTCCCTACAACCCAAACCTGTCTGAGGACCCTCGCCACCCTGACCCTGATAACCGAAACCCCAACAGGCTGGCGCCTGCCACCGCCAACCGAGCCCTCCACCCCCTAATCGACCCGCACGCTGAGGGCTTGTGGTCCGGTGGCCCTAATTGCGCATGTGTTTGCCGCGGGTGGGTTTCTGAGGTTGCTGGGCGGGCGGTGTGCGGACGGCTCGGAGTTCGGTGGAGCGGTCGGATTCGGTGCGGATGGTCTGAAGGCCACCGGTCCCGGGATCGGTGTCAACGTCGAAGTCCCAGCTGTCCTCGTTGGCGAGGCGGCTGTGCCAGCGGCCGTACAGACCGTAGATCGCGATGCCGATGCCCATCCACACCAGGAACTTGATCCACGTACCGGTCTTCAGGTTGAGCATCAGCCACATGGTCGCGGCCAGCGAAAGCAGCGGGATCAACGGCACCATCGGTACCCGGAAGCCGCGCTCCAGGTTCGGCTCGGTGTGCCGCAGCCTGAGCACGCCGACCGCGCAGAACGCGAAGCAGAACAGCGCACCGATGACCAGCAGTTCCTCCAGCTCGAGCACCTTCGGGTACAGCGTGAGGATCAGCGCCGCGATGCCGGCGGCGGCCGCGGCGCGCGCGGGGGAGGAGTACACCCGGCTGACCCGGCCAAGGCTCTTCGGCAGCAACCCGTCGCGGCCCATGTTGAACAGCACTCGGCTCTGCGCGATCAGGACCACCATGATCACCGTCATCAACGCCAGCAATGCCCCGAGGTTCACGACCTTCGCAGCCCAGCCCAACCCGACCGCGGCCATCGCTTCCGACACCGGAGCGGAGCCGCCGAGCCTGGCGTACGGACGCATGCCGACCAGGACGACCGCCATCGCGATGTAGAGGATCGTGACGGCGCCGAGCCCGAGCAGCATGCCCTGCGGCACGGTCTTGCGCGGGCTGCGGGCATCCTCGGACGCGGTCGCGATCAGGTCGAACCCGATGTACGCGAACACGATCGTGCTCGCCGCCGTGAAGATGCCCATCATCCCGAACGACCCGAACGCGGAATCCAGCAGCCAGCCCAGCACGGTGGGATCCGCCTTGGCGGGTGCGGCCCGGGCAGGCGGCACGAACGGCTGGTAGTTCTCCATCTTCACGTGTGCCGCGCCGACGACGACGACCAGCAGGATCACTGCGACCTTCGCGATCACGACGATGGTCAGCACGCGCGCCGACAGTTTGGTGCCGGTGACAATCAACGCCGTCAGAATCAGCAGCAGCAGTGGCGCGACCAGGTTCACCTTCGCGTCGGGCCCGAAGAACTGCGCGATCCCGGTCGGCAGCGTGACGCCGAAGCCGTCCAAGGTGGCGAGGAAGTACGCCGACCACACCCGGGCGACGATCGCCGCGGCGGTCACGAGTTCGAGCACAAGTGCCCAGCCGACCAGCCAGGCCCACATCTCGCCGAAGGTGACGTAGCTGAAGGTGTACGCGCTACCCGAGACCGGGATCGTGGACGACAGTTCGGCGTAGCAGGCCGCGGCCAGCAGGCAGACGATCGCGGCGATGACGAACGACAGGATCACGGCCGGACCCGCGACGTTCGCCGCCTGCACGCCGCTGATGCTGAAGATGCCGGAGCCGATCATCACGCCCAGGCCGAGAACAACCAGGTCGCGACGACCGAACAGGCGCGGCAGACGGTGCCGCGCGTCCTCGACTCGAGTGAACGCCGACTCGACCGGCAGGCGCCGGCCTACGGTCTGTCCGTTCGCTGAGGGGGCCATGGTCAGGGGTGCCTCCGTTGCTACTAGGGCAATCGGGCCGAACAGTAGTCGACCGTCGGGCTATCGACCAGACCTCCTTTCCTCGCCGCCGCGCGGTGGCTTGCGATGCAAGGCCGCCTCACGCATCGTCGAGGCATGACGCCGGACGAAGTCAGTGGAAACCGTTCCTGGCCGGAGGGTTTCGCTGTGTTACTGGCTGACTACGAAAGGCATCTGACGGCGGAAAGAGACCTCAGCACTCACTCGGTGAGAGCGTACCTCGGAGACATCGCGGATTTACTCGAACATTTGATTCGGCTTGGTCACGATGATCTGGAGGGCCTCGGCATCCGCGGGCTGCGCTCGTGGCTGGCGAAACAGCAAAGTCTGGGGAAATCCCGCAGCACGATGGCTCGCCGCGCGACGGCCGCGAGGGTGTTCACGGCCTGGGCGCAGCGGACCGGCCGGATCACCACGGACCCCGGAGCCCTGCTGGCGAGCCCGAAGGCGCACAAGACCCTCCCGGGCGTACTCGGCCAGGCGGACACCAGAGCCGTCCTCGACGCCGCCGCGGTGGCTGCCGACGACGGGAGCCCGGTCGGACTGCGTGACCTGGCAATCATGGAACTGCTGTACGCCACCGGGATCCGCGTCGGTGAGCTGTGCGCCCTGGACGTCGACGACATCGACCGGTCGCGTCGCGTCGTACGGGTGTTCGGTAAGGGGCGCAAGGAGCGATCGGTCCCGTACGGCGTACCAGCCGAGCAGGCGCTCGCGCGCTGGCTGACCGAGGCGCGCCCGAAACTGGCACGTGAGGGCAGCGGCCCCGCCGCGTTCCTAGGCGCGCGTGGCGGTCGCATCGATCAACGGACAGTACGCCGCATGGTCCACGCCCGAATCGCCGCCGTCGACGCCCCCGACCTGGCCCCCCACGGCCTCCGCCACACAGCCGCCACACACCTACTGGAAGGCGGCGCAGACCTCCGAAGCGTCCAGGAACTCCTAGGACACGCGTCCCTGGCAACCACCCAGATCTACACCCACGTCTCCACCGACCGCCTCCGCCAGGCCTACCAACAAGCCCACCCCCGAGCCTGACCAGCCACCAGCGACAAGCTGAGGCGGGTTGGGGGTGTGGGGGATGCGGCGGGGGGAGGGGTGGATGGGGCAGACTGCGGGACATGCGGGTTTCGGCGAAGTCTGACTATGCGTTGCGTGCGTTGATCGAGATCACCCAGCGGTGGGTGGCCGACGACCCGGCGGTGGTGTCGGCCGAGGAGTTGAGCCGGGCGCAGGGGATTCCGCACGGGTTCCTGCAGGGGATCCTCGCCGATCTGCGGCGGGCCGGGGTGCTGGCGAGTCAGCGGGGGCAGTCCGGCGGGTGGCGGCTGGCCGTCGACCCCAACGAGATTTCCGTCGCTGACGTGATGCGGGCAGTCGACGGGCCGATCGTGAGCATTTCCGGGGTGCGGCCGGAGAGCGTCACGTACAACGAGCATGCGGTCGTCCTGCAGCGGGTCTGGATCGCGGCTCGCGCGAGTTTGCGGGACGTCCTCGAGAACACCACGCTGACCGATCTCGCCAAGAACAAGCTCCCAGCCGGCGTCGAACGACGCTCGCGCGACGAGGACGCCTGGCAGGCGAGGGTCCCCGGCAGCTGACGCCACATCACTGCTACAGTCTCTGCTTATATAAGCCGAGACTGCAAGAGGTGAATGATGGTCGAGCAGCAGATCAAGACGTTCCTGATGTTCGAGGGCGGCGCGGAGCAGGCGATGAACTTCTACCTGTCGCTCTTCGATGACGCCGGAGTGGTGTCGATGACGAAGTACGGCGCCGAGGGCCCCGGTCCCGAGGGGTCGGTGATGATGGCCGTGTTCCGATTGGCAGGCCAGCAGTTCATGTGCAGCGACAGCTACCTGCATCACGAGTTCACGTTCACGCCCTCAGTGTCGTTGTTCGTGGACTGCGCCGACGAGGCGGAACTCGAGCGCCTGTACGGTGCACTGACCGAGGGCGGTACAGCGCTGATGCCGCTGGGCGACTACGGCTTCAGCAAACGCTTCGGCTGGGTCAACGACCGCTTCGGGGTCTCATGGCAGCTGAACCTGCCACACGAGTGACAGTCATTCGCGCCTGCCCAACAGCCCCGCGGTCACCACGAGACCAGCCATAACCACGACAACAACAACCCACGCCACCCGCCGATCCTCCTCCGACTGACCACTAGGCGCGGCGGCCGACGCGTCAACCAGGTCGCCGGCGTCGCCGCCCGCGGCGCCATCAACCGCAGCACCCGCGAGTGCGCCAGCCGAAGCGCCACCGGCACCGTCCGCCGAAACATCTGTGGGAGCGTCTGCCGAAGCACCCGCGAGTGCGCCAGCCGAAGCGCCAGCGGCACCGTCCGCCGCAGCACCCGTGGGAGCGTCTGCCGCAGCACCTGCGGGAGCGTCTGCCGCAGCACCTGCGGGAGCGTCTGCCGCAGCACCTGCGGGAGCGTCTGCCGCGACTCCCAAGTGGGCCTCTGTTGGAGCGCTCGCCGGAGCGTCAGCGGGAGTACCTGCGGAGCCGTCCGCCGCAGCACCTGAGCGCGCCTCTGCCGAGGTGCGTGCGGGACCGTCTACTGGAACAACGGCAGCAGCCTGTGCCGTGACTCCTGCGCGGGTCTGTGCCGGGGCGCCTGCGAGAGCGTCTGCCGGGCCGCCTGCCGGGCAGTCTGCTGGGGCGGCTGCGGGAGCGTCTGCCGAAGCGCTCGCCGCGTTGCGGATTGCGTGGATTGCGTGGTGCTCTGCTGCCGGGTCAGCGGTGTCCCGGGCTGGGGAAGGCCCTGCGGGCGCGTCTGCAGCACCTGAGCCGCCTTCTGCCGGGCGCCTTCGGGAGCGTCCGCCGGAGCATCTGCGGGAGCCTGTGCCGCGACTCCTGAGCGGGCGTCTGCCGGAGCACACGCGCGAGCCGCTGCCCGCGCGTCTGCCGGGGCGACTGCGGGAGCCTGTGCCGGGGCGTCTGCCGGGGCGACCGCGGGAGCCTGTGCCGGGGCGTCTGCCGGGGCGACTGCGGGCGCCTGTGCGGGTGTCTGCTGGGGTGTTCGCCGCGTTGCATGCTGCGCGGGATGCGCGTTGGACTGCTGCCGGGCCTGCGGTGTCCCGGTTCGTCGAGGAGGCTGCGGCTTGGTCTGGCGACAGACCCACGGTGGCTTGGTTGGGCGGGGTGGCTGTGGTGAGGGGGAGTAGGCGGACTGGGTGGTTGGGGAGTAGGGACAGGGGGTTTTGGTAGTGGTTGTTTTCGAGTAGGCCCCAGTGGAGGCAGGTTTGGGGTGGGCAGTGGGAGGCGGCTGCTGAGAGGTGGCCTATGACTGTGCCGGGTTGGACGGTGGTTCCTACTGGTAGTGCGGGGATGACGGGCTCGTACGTCGTACGGCGGGTGCCTGTGGTGATGGTGATGATGCCGCGACCAGCTACGGGGCCTGCGAAGGTGATGGTGCCGGGGGTGGCTGCCAGGACGGGCTGGCCGGGGTGGCCGGCTAGGTCTACGCCGCGGTGGCCGGGGAGCCAGGGTTTCTCTGGGAGGTCGAATCCGCGCACCACTTCCGGCCGAGGATCTAACGGCCACCCCGCGCGCGAGTCGGCGGCCCTGGGATGGGCGG containing:
- the dprA gene encoding DNA-processing protein DprA, with the translated sequence MGSGSGGGRSTELSTGANGDEERLARAGLCRVIEPGDLAALKAFEGLSALEIWDRLQRGAPGLERWSTRLADANPERDLERAAAAGARFLIPGDDEWPDQLDILEEAGQLARRAGVPYGLWVRGHANLRHAATRSVALVGARACSSYGEHVAAELSSGLADNGVTIVSGGAFGIDAAAHRGALAASGLTIAVLACGVDVSYPKRNSALLSRIAEDGFVVAELPPGCSPTKLRFLSRNRLIAAITQGTVVIEAAVRSGALNTAGWAEQCGRAVLAVPGPITSRMSAGSHLLVRERNAVLATNVADIIEATSPLGAGTTPPPRAPQTIADTLHPDLQRTLDAVPVQNPAPAARIATTAGLDLPTTQTCLRTLATLTLITETPTGWRLPPPTEPSTP
- a CDS encoding amino acid permease; the protein is MAPSANGQTVGRRLPVESAFTRVEDARHRLPRLFGRRDLVVLGLGVMIGSGIFSISGVQAANVAGPAVILSFVIAAIVCLLAAACYAELSSTIPVSGSAYTFSYVTFGEMWAWLVGWALVLELVTAAAIVARVWSAYFLATLDGFGVTLPTGIAQFFGPDAKVNLVAPLLLLILTALIVTGTKLSARVLTIVVIAKVAVILLVVVVGAAHVKMENYQPFVPPARAAPAKADPTVLGWLLDSAFGSFGMMGIFTAASTIVFAYIGFDLIATASEDARSPRKTVPQGMLLGLGAVTILYIAMAVVLVGMRPYARLGGSAPVSEAMAAVGLGWAAKVVNLGALLALMTVIMVVLIAQSRVLFNMGRDGLLPKSLGRVSRVYSSPARAAAAAGIAALILTLYPKVLELEELLVIGALFCFAFCAVGVLRLRHTEPNLERGFRVPMVPLIPLLSLAATMWLMLNLKTGTWIKFLVWMGIGIAIYGLYGRWHSRLANEDSWDFDVDTDPGTGGLQTIRTESDRSTELRAVRTPPAQQPQKPTRGKHMRN
- a CDS encoding tyrosine recombinase XerC, whose amino-acid sequence is MTPDEVSGNRSWPEGFAVLLADYERHLTAERDLSTHSVRAYLGDIADLLEHLIRLGHDDLEGLGIRGLRSWLAKQQSLGKSRSTMARRATAARVFTAWAQRTGRITTDPGALLASPKAHKTLPGVLGQADTRAVLDAAAVAADDGSPVGLRDLAIMELLYATGIRVGELCALDVDDIDRSRRVVRVFGKGRKERSVPYGVPAEQALARWLTEARPKLAREGSGPAAFLGARGGRIDQRTVRRMVHARIAAVDAPDLAPHGLRHTAATHLLEGGADLRSVQELLGHASLATTQIYTHVSTDRLRQAYQQAHPRA
- a CDS encoding Rrf2 family transcriptional regulator, which encodes MRVSAKSDYALRALIEITQRWVADDPAVVSAEELSRAQGIPHGFLQGILADLRRAGVLASQRGQSGGWRLAVDPNEISVADVMRAVDGPIVSISGVRPESVTYNEHAVVLQRVWIAARASLRDVLENTTLTDLAKNKLPAGVERRSRDEDAWQARVPGS
- a CDS encoding VOC family protein; translated protein: MVEQQIKTFLMFEGGAEQAMNFYLSLFDDAGVVSMTKYGAEGPGPEGSVMMAVFRLAGQQFMCSDSYLHHEFTFTPSVSLFVDCADEAELERLYGALTEGGTALMPLGDYGFSKRFGWVNDRFGVSWQLNLPHE